The DNA region CGCCAGCGAGATCGAGCATCATCATCTGTCGTACAAGCTTCCGCTGGTCATAGATGCCCGCATGAAGCCCGGATACCCGGATGAGCTGTTCCCGCGGGAGGATATTGTGAAGACGGTGGATGCCCGCTGGAACGAATATTTCGGCAAATGACCAGTCCATCCTAGAGGAATCAGGGACATTTTGAAGTAGGAGGTGCGGCCAATGCTTCGTTTGTTGCTTGGGGAACAACCGCGGCAGAATAACGGGCTGCTGGAAGAAGCGATCGAATCGATGGTCAAGACCAGCCAGCTGCTGAAGAAGGAAATGGAGAAGAACCAGGACCCGACGCATGACTTTCGCAAGCTTGAAATATGGACGCGCGGATTGATCGTTTCGCTCGATGAGCTGGAGCAGAGCTGGAATGCAGCGAAGCACTTCAGCCGATCGGTCCATTCGGGATATGTGGATGACATGTCGATCGAGGAGCAAGGGGAATACCGGCGCTATGTTTATTTTTATAAGAACGGATTTATTCGCGTATTCTCAATCCTTGACAAGCTGGGAACGGTGCTTGACGATCTGTACGATCTGAACACCTCGAAGGTGAAGGAGCATTTCTCCTACTTCACCGTGCTTCGCCAGTTCAAGTTCCTGAAGGCGCACGGCGAGCTGTCCGCAGAGCTGGAGGCCATCAAGGAGCGCTATAAAACGCCGATGAACAAGCTACGGAAACGGCGCAACACCGAGATTCACTACATGAATTCGGAAATGCAGGACGACCTGTGGCAGCGCCACCAGGGCCTGTCGGAGCGGATCGAGCTGGAGGATATCGGGCAGCATTTGGACGAGCTGGAGCAAGGGCTTGAGATGGTGTGCCAAAGCCTGAGAGCATCCTACCGGTATACGAACCAAATGTGGGCGAAGAACGGGATCCGGGCTTGACGCAGCCGACCATGAAATTCCTTTTGACAAAAGGGCGAAAAAAAACTATACTAACAATTGCATTCATGAATATGATTTGAAAAACACATCAATATAACGAAAAAATTTCATATCGAGTTTTCTTATCGAGAGAGGCGGAGGGACAGGCCCGATGAAGCCCGGCAACCGGCTCCAGCGTTGATTGCAAGTGCAATGAACGCAAATGGAGTGACATGGTGCTAATTCCTTCAAAGCAGCGCGACGTAAAGGCTGCTTTGACAGATGAGAAAAGGCGTCGACTTTATGTAAAGAGAGCCCTTTTTGATTCTGCAAAAAGTGGCTCTTTTCTTTTGCGGGTAAATAGATATGAAACGTTAGCACGAAAAAAGGGGGATCACGGTTTGATTGAACTGAAGCAATTGACGAAGCAGTACGGAAAAGCCGGCCGAACGACCACAGCATTATCCGGATTGAATTTGTCGATTGAAAAAGGAGAGATATTCGGTGTCATCGGACATTCCGGGGCAGGCAAGAGCACGCTCATCCGCTGCATGAATTTGCTGGAACGCCCGACGTCCGGCGAGGTGTGGGTCGGCGGCGTCAACCTGACGAGCCTCGGAAAGAAGCAGCTGCAGGCTGAGCGGCGGAAGATCGGCATGATCTTTCAGCATTTCAATCTGCTGTCCTCGGCAACGGTGTATGACAACATCGCCTTTCCGCTTCGTCTGATCAAGACCTCGAAGGCGGAAATCGAGCGCAAGGTAAGCGAGCTGCTGAATCTGGTGGGTCTTGCGGAGCATCGGGACAAGTACCCGTCCCAGCTGTCGGGCGGCCAGAAGCAGCGGGTTGGCATCGCCCGGGCGCTTGCAAGCGACCCGGAGGTGCTGCTCTGTGACGAGGCCACCTCGGCCTTGGATCCTCAGACGACGGATTCGATCCTGCGGCTGCTGCTGGATATTAACAAGAAGTTTAACCTGACGATTGTGCTGATCACGCATGAGATGCATGTCATTCAGAGCATTTGCGACAGAGTGGCGGTCATTCACCAAGGCGGCATTGTGGAGCAAGGTCCGGTGACGGAAGTGTTTCTGAAGCCGAAGCATGAGGTTACGCGGGAGTTCATCCGTCAGGAGATGGACAACGGTGATGCACTGCGATTGGCGCTTCAAGGCCAAGACGGGGGTTCCTCGCAGGCGGTGCAGATCACGTTCCTCGGGTCGAAGACGTACGAGTCGATCTTGTCGCATACGGTCCATGAGACCGGGGTGAACTTTGCGATCCTGCAGGGAACCATTTCAACGATCAAGGAAACGCCGTACGGGCAGCTGGTCGTGCGGTTTGAAGGCAGCGAGGGCGCGATTGAAGACACGATCCGCAGACTGCTGGATCAAGGATTAGACGTGGAGGTGATTCATTGATGCTGGGACTGGATTTTTCTCAGGTGGATTGGAATGAGATTGGCACGGCCACGCTGGATACACTGCGCATGCTTGGCGCTTCGGCCTTGTTCAGCTTCATCATCGGTCTCCCGATCGGGGTGCTGCTGTATATGGCTGCAAGATCAACGTCAGGCCTGGTTCGCTTCGGCTACTCCATCCTGTCGTTCATCGTGAACATTCTGCGGTCGGTTCCGTTCATCATTCTGATCGTAGCCATGATTC from Paenibacillus ihbetae includes:
- a CDS encoding Cthe_2314 family HEPN domain-containing protein translates to MLRLLLGEQPRQNNGLLEEAIESMVKTSQLLKKEMEKNQDPTHDFRKLEIWTRGLIVSLDELEQSWNAAKHFSRSVHSGYVDDMSIEEQGEYRRYVYFYKNGFIRVFSILDKLGTVLDDLYDLNTSKVKEHFSYFTVLRQFKFLKAHGELSAELEAIKERYKTPMNKLRKRRNTEIHYMNSEMQDDLWQRHQGLSERIELEDIGQHLDELEQGLEMVCQSLRASYRYTNQMWAKNGIRA
- a CDS encoding methionine ABC transporter ATP-binding protein produces the protein MIELKQLTKQYGKAGRTTTALSGLNLSIEKGEIFGVIGHSGAGKSTLIRCMNLLERPTSGEVWVGGVNLTSLGKKQLQAERRKIGMIFQHFNLLSSATVYDNIAFPLRLIKTSKAEIERKVSELLNLVGLAEHRDKYPSQLSGGQKQRVGIARALASDPEVLLCDEATSALDPQTTDSILRLLLDINKKFNLTIVLITHEMHVIQSICDRVAVIHQGGIVEQGPVTEVFLKPKHEVTREFIRQEMDNGDALRLALQGQDGGSSQAVQITFLGSKTYESILSHTVHETGVNFAILQGTISTIKETPYGQLVVRFEGSEGAIEDTIRRLLDQGLDVEVIH